The following nucleotide sequence is from Pasteurella multocida.
TTTTTTATCTAAGCCTTGTAATGCACCGTAATGACGCTCATTTAAACGCCAGTTTTTCACTTGTGGGATCCAAAGTTGGTTAGATTCTTCTAACACAATGTTACAGGTTTTGATTGCACGCGTTAAAACAGACGTGAAAGCAATATCAAATTCAAAACCGGCTTCGAGTAATTTTTTGCCTGCTGATTTTGCTTCTTCAATACCGCGTTCTGTTAAGTTGACATCACGCCAACCTGTGAATAGGTTTTTGGCATTCCACTCACTGAAACCGTGGCGAATAAAGACCAATTCCATAAAAAATCTCCTCAATGTTAATAAAAAAACTATGGCAAGTTATAGCAAAAAACAGCCGGCTTTAAAAGGGAAATACTTTGCTTTTCTGATCTGTCGCAAAAATTTAATGAAAAATTAGATTTAGAGCCCTTGCTCAAATAATGTTATATTTAATCAACGTGATTTTAACGGAAGGTTTTGCAATGTGGTTGAGATTGAATAACGTGAAAACTCGAAGAAAACTCACCGCACTTTGTTGCGGCTTATTGTGCATGTCGGTCAATGTGTTTGCTAATGATTTATCTAAAATTCAACAACAAATCAAACAGCAAGAACAAAAAATTGCTGAGCAAAAGAAAGCGCAGCAAAAATTACAATCACATTTAAAAAATCAAGAAACCCAAATTAATCAAGTCATAACACAGCTACGTCAAACGGAAACAGATCTAAAAGAAAGTCGCAAAATGATTAGCGACACAGAAAAGCAAATCCAGCGCTTAGAGAAGCAAGAACGTGAGCAAAAACAAAAATTGGCTGAACAATTAGACTCAGCTTACCGTTCGGCGGCTAATCCTTCCGCACTAGAGCGCATGCTGTCCGAGGAGGCAAAAAATGCCGATCGTCTTAAACAGTACTATGCCCATATGAACCAAGCGCGTTTGGCGTTAATTGATGATCTCAAAGCGACACAAACGCAATTAGCACAAGAAAAAGCCACGATGATTGCTCAACAAAAAGCGCAACAGAGCCAATTATCGCAACAGAAAAAACAGCAGCAAGATCTGCAAAAAGTGCAACAAGAGCGACAGTCCACGTTAAAACAATTAAATCGAAATTTATCGCGTGATGAAACCCGCTTGGAAACCCTACGAGCTAATGAAAATGCCCTACGTCAAGAGATTCAACGCGCAGAACAAGCGGCACGCCAGCAGGAGCAGCGTGAGCGTGAAGCTTACGCACAAAAAAAGCAAGCAGAAGAAAAGAAAACGCAAAAACCGTATCAGCCGACAGCACAAGAAAAGCAATTAATGGCAAGCTCAAGTGGTTTGGGTAAGCCGAATAAGCAATACGCTTACCCTGTTTCAGGCAAATTATTAAATAGTTTTGGTGCAACCCAAATGGGCGAATTGCGCTGGAAGGGAATGGTCATTGGCGCGAATGCGGGTACCGCAGTGAAGAGTATCGCAGATGGACGCGTAATTTTAGCAAACTGGCTACAAGGCTACGGGCTCATGGTGATTATCAAGCATGGTGAAAATGATTTAAGTCTTTATGGCTATAATCAGTCTGTGGTTGTCAAAGAGGGACAATTTGTCAAAGCCGGTCAGAAAATTGCTGAAGTTGGTAGTAGTGGTGGACAATCACAATCCTCCTTGTATTTTGAAATTCGTCGTAAAGGGGTGGCTGTGAATCCAATAGGTTGGTTGAAATGAAAACAATTGGCGTCAAAAGGGTGAAAAGTGCGCTACTTTTTGGGGGCTTTTGGATCAGCATGGCGTTGGCACAGCCTGCCAAGTTAGCCATTGTGATCGATGATATTGGGTATCACCAGAAAGAAGACGCACAAATTTATGCGCTACCAAAAGAAATTTCGGTGGCAATTATCCCGTCTGCTCCACATGCTCGCCAACGTAATGAACAAGCCTATCAACAAGGTCGTGATATTTTAATCCATATGCCCATGCAACCGTTAAGTCATCAGCGCATTGAAGCGGGAGGATTACATGTTGGCATGCGCCAAGAGGACGTACAACAACGTGTGCAAACTGCCAAGGCGATTGTGTCTCATGCCATTGGCATGAATAATCACATGGGCAGTGCCGCGACTGCTGACGCGGAGTTAATGCGTAAATTAATGCAAGAACTGAAAGTGCAAGATTTGTTCTTTCTTGATAGCCGTACCATTGGACGCAGTGTGGCAGGCAAAATAGCCAAAGAGTACGGGGTACAAAGCCTCGATCGCCACATTTTTTTGGATGACAAAGACACTTATGCGGATGTTGAACGTCAATTTCAACGTGCAGTGCATTATGCACAAAAGCACGGTACGGCAATCGCGATTGGTCATCCACGTAAAAATACAGTAGCCGTGTTACAAGCCGGATTAAAACATTTACCCGATAATGTACAGTTAGTCGGCATGGGGCGTTTGTGGCGTAGTGAAACAGGGACGGCGCCGAAACCGCTTATTTCTCTCTTTAATACAATGCCAGCACCAACATCGAGCATGCCTTATCAGGCTGTCCCAATGTTGAGAGGCATACCTCAATAATTTCTTATTCAGGAGACTGCATGAAACAAAAGTATCTTTTCATTGCCTCAATGGCATTAGCGGGTTGCGGGAGTATGTCAGAAAGCAACAAGTATTGGATCCAATATAAAGATATTGATCAGTCTGTCAAAGAAGTGAGTTTTTGGTCAAGAGAGCAGTTTCATTCTCCCTCTGATGTTAAGGGGACGGTTTATCAACGTGATAATTTGACTCATCTGGCGACATCAACGCCATTAGGCGAGATTTACCACATTTATGATGTGAATCATATACCCATGAATGTGATTTTCCTCGATACGAAAACGCAGCGTTCATTGAATCCGCAGAATGCACAAGACATGGCTCAATTAAGTAAAGCAACTCAGTTTGATTTCTATGAGTTTGGCAAAGGACGTATTGCACACGCGGTATTTAGTGCTAAAACAGGACTTTGCCAGGATTTCAAATCAAAACGCGGTGTCGCATTAAAAATGGCGACAAATTACTATACCGATGACAGCTATAAAGGCTATTACGTCAGCGTTATTCATGCCATTATCCGACACAATGGGCAACATACCGATTTCGCTTATACACCGGCGTTTTCGATTGCCGACACGAAAGCGCTTGCTATGACCCAAGCTTTAGAGAAACAAGATGGAGAGAGAGTGGCACAGATGAATTTAAAAGAAAAAGTCACGTTATTGACGAATATTGTGTGCCAATAGCGTTTTCAAAACAAGTGCGGTGCTTTTTAACGCTGTTTTGTCACCGCACGAGCATTGAATTCCCCTTTAAAATTAAAGCTTTTTCTATACTCAGGGGCGTGTGCAATTAATATTGATAACTGAGCGTAAACACATAAGTGCGACCACGCGCAAAGTTATTTAACACATTAATTGTTTTATCTGACAGATCAATATTAAATACCGATTGGCTTGCCGAGTCATTATTAGCATCTAATGGGTTGATATATCGCTTATCAAACACATTTTGCACTTCTGCTTTTAGCACCAAGTTTTTAATTGGTTCATAGCTAATCTGGAGATCAAAAATGATAGGTTGTTTTGGAATGTCCTGTGTTACCCTAATTTGTTCTTTGACTGTATCCTTCTCATCACCTGATTTTATTGCCAAAGGTTGTTTTAATACTCGCTTACTTTTTCCGTAGTACTTAGCAGTCGTACTAATATCGAGTTTGCCATCGAAAAAGCGAGTCCCTATTTCTAATGAACCATAAGATTCCGGTAACACTGAGATTTTACTTGCGCCAAAACCTTGAAGTAATCTGTTTGTATTACTTGCACCACCAGTTCTTGCACTCCCATCAGTAAAGGAGACGGGTTGGTTATTTTTTTGTTTTGCATACGTGAGATTGAAATAGATATTACCCATATCATAACTTATCTCTGTTTCAATCCCAGTCATTTTTACGCGTTGTGAGTAGTTCTTATGTAAAATATTTGTATCATTAAGATAGATTAATTTACCCGCAACTAACGGTTGACGATTATCTGAGTTATAAATGAAATCTTTAATATGAGTATTATAATATACCACCTTGTAGCCTAATTTATCCCTTTCGCTAAAAAGCCTATCTCGATAACCATTAATACCGAATTGTATTGTTTTGGCTGTTTCTGGTTTCAAATTGGTATTGACGCCATAATCCCCAACACTAGAAAAAAAGACCTCTCGAATGTTGGGGGCACGATGGCTTTTAGCATAACTAATGAAAGGGGTAAATAAATCGTGAAGATGGGTAGATAATGTCACGGAATAATTATACATTTTACCTGCCGAACTATCAGGTAAGGTGAAATTCACTTCACGGCATTGCTCATGACCATCTTCCTCCTCTTTGCAGTTATGTTGTTTGAGATCATCTCGTTTTGACGTAAGCTGAAGGAGTTGTTGCTGTATCTTGGTATCTTTAAAGCGCCCTTTTATCAATTTACGAGTCAATGCATTAATTTCATTATCCATATTAGAGAGATAATGTGGTAAATATTTTAAACGCTCCCCTTTCAAAGTATAGCGACTTAGATTGATGTTATAATCAAGGTTAAACATCTTCCAGCTAAGATGGTTGTCAACATAAAACGTGATGATATTGTGCTTCCCATTAGGCTGAAAAGTGGCTTTTCCTAAACTTTTTCTAATACAACCTAAACCCAAACAGTCAAAGTCATAAGTTCGTTCGCCTTCTTCAAGGTTAATATTCAGTTCTTCAGAGGGATCGCGATTTTTAAAATAACGACTTTTTAAAATATGAAAACCCACGCGAGTTTTTAATGTTGCCTCAAAAGGTAAATCAAAATGGAACATGTTATTCACATCGAACGTGTCGGCTTTATTGCTTGCAATTAATGGTGTTAACAACGTTTTACCAATAATCATGGTGCCTTCTGGATATTTCTGTGATGACACATTACGAGCAAGTAATAAGTTGAAATCAAGCCATGAGATATCAGGGAGTGCCAAATGATAATTAAATTGGTAGTTATTATTTCGAATCGAACGTCCTCCGACACGTGTTTGGTATTGTCGATAGGAAAGGGTACCTTGTTGATAACGATCACCATACTCTAATTTAGCAAGATGACTAATTGGGCGCTGACGTACATGGGTGGCATCAAATGGTGAGGTATCAGTTTGTTCTCTATCGTTTTCATCTAAACCTGTTAAATCAATGGAACTTTCCGTCACTTTTCTGCCGCCACCGATACGATAATCTTGTGAAAGATGGCGTTCACTAAACCCATATAGTAAGCCTAACCAACGCTCATTTTCAAAATTTTGTTTAAAGGCGACAGCACCTAGTACTTGCGGTTCTGTGGCATTACTCCCCCATAAATATTTACCCATAAATCCCAGTTGTCGACTTTCTGCAACTAAATCTTTCACTCCAATAGTTTTAAAGTGGGCAGAACCTAACAGTGTATTTGCGCCATGGCTTCCTTCAAAAGAACCTCGATCAATTTCGACACGGCTTAAAAAACCAGGATCAATCAAACTACCAAATTGAGAGGTGCTACTATTGCGGCTCCCACTATCAGTAGAGCTTGCATAAAAAGTTTGGCTGACACCATCGATCATAGTGTTGACACGACCAAAACCTGTTCCGCCTCTTACATTGACTGATACGGTACCTGACGATTTATCAATTTGAGTGAACGAGCCTGGCACAGAACGTAATACCGAATCTAAACTCTGTGTTGCAGTTTGAAATTGTGTTCGAGTACTGCTAGCCGATTGTTTTAAGAACACTTTATCTTTTTCTTTAAACGCTTCTGTTTCTACCGAAATCACATCTAATTCTGTACTTTCTGCATAAGAATATAAAGGTAAGATTAAGGGTAAAATATAACCCAATATTTTCTTTGATTTGTTCATATATTTAATTCCTTTTAAATTTCAAATCATTTAAAAAATTTGAGAGTGACAGAATAGTAATATAGTTGATAATGATTATCAAACTTATTTTTGTGGTTTTTTATTTTAATAAATTAATTTTTTATGGATGATAAAATTGATGAGGAAATATCTTGTTTCAGGTTTTTATATATAAGTTTTCAATAAATAAAGGTAATTGATAAGGATGGTTATTAAATGAAATCGTCAGATATAAGATGAGTTTATTTTAATTTCCTTAACATGAAAGGATGATTTATTCTTATTTAGAATAATGAGTGATATTTAATTGTTAGTATAATTTGTTTGTCTAATAAAATAGTGCTTCATTACCAACCAAATTTTAGGTTAATAATGTATTTATTTAGCCAAATATCATTCCTTTGCTTAAATAAATTATTTTTTACAACAATATAATCTAAATTATTCATGCTATCGACGACAAGTACAGCTCATTTTAAGAAAATTGTACTTATACCATGGATTATATTGCAGATAACTTCTGTAACAACCTATCCATCGCCCGATAACCCAGTGCTTCGGCGAGGTGGCATTGTTGAATTTGGCATTCATTATTTAAGTCTGCAATGGTGCGTGCTACTTTTAAAATACGATGATAGGCGCGTACGGATAACCCCAATTTAGCTAAGGCATTTTCTAAAAATAACGCATCTTGATCACTGATCTTACAGTCTCGCTCAATTTCTTTACTGGTCAAATAAGCATTAATTTTCCCCGCACGCGCCAGTTGTATGTCGCGTACTTTTAATACTTTTTCTCTCACTTGTGCGCTACTTTCGCCCCGATCTGTTTGCTGTTGTAACGCGCCTTTGGGTAGTAAAGGGACTTCGATTGACAAATCAAAGCGATCTAAAAACGGACCGGATAAGCGATTGAGATAACGCAAGATTTGTTGTGGTGAGGTGCGATTGTGAGTACCTTGATAATGTCCCGTTGGGCTAGGATTCATGGCGGCAATTAATTGAAAACGAGCGGGGAATTGAATTTTTGCATTGGCACGCGAAATGATAATTTCACCACTTTCCAAAGGTTGACGTAAGGCATCTAATACTTTACGTTCAAATTCTGGTAACTCATCGAGAAATAACACCCCATTGTGTGCGAGCGAAATTTCACCGGGTTTGGGTATGGTGCCGCCCCCTACTAAAGCTGGTGTTGAAGCGCTGTGATGAGGGGCACGAAATGGGCGTTGTTTCCAATTATGAAAATTCAATTCATGATGAATAAGGCTTGTCACTGCGGCGGTTTCAATGGTTTCTTGATCGTTCATTTCTGGTAACAAGGTAGTTAATCGGCTGGCGAGCATGGTCTTTCCTGTACCGGGCGGCCCCAAAAAAAGCAGATTATGTTGTCCTGCGGCAGCAATGGTTAAAGCGCGTTTAGCATGGGATTGTCCGATAATATCGGTTAAATCTTTTTGTGTTGTTGCTAAAAGGGCTGGATCATGTTGTGTAGGCAGGTCTGAGGCTAAAGGTAACGTGGAATGATCATTGAGGAAATTGACGACTTCTAATAAATGTTGCGCAAAATAGGTGTCTTGCTGGGAAACTAACGAGGCTTCATTGGCATTTTGACTGGCGATAATCAATTTCCGCTTGGCTTTTTGTGCAGCAAGGATCGCGGGGATGACGCCATGTACTGCACGTAAATCACCGGTTAGCGCTAACTCACCCACAAATTCAAATTGTTGTAACTTTTGTGGATCAATTTGACCAGAAGCGGCGAGCATACCAATGGCGATCGGTAAATCAAAACGTCCGCCTTCTTTGGGTAAATCGGCGGGGGCGAGATTGACCGTGATCCGTTTAGCGGGGTATTTAAATTGAGCATTGAGCAAGGCGCTGCGTACGCGATCTTGTGCTTCTTTGACGGTTTTTTCGGGTAAGCCGACTAAGTTGAATTGCGGTTTACCATTACTGAAATGCACCTCAATGGTGACTAAAGGGGCTTGTACGCCCATTGAGGCGCGACTATAAACAATTGCAAGTGACATCGTTCATTCCACTGATAAAAAAGAAAACCGCTGGATAATAAAAAAGTGCGTTTCCTTTGGCAGGAAGAACGCACTTTTTTACGATCTAGATCGCAGAAACGATGTTTCTATTCACTCAAAACAGGGGCAAACCAACTGTCTAATTTGGCAGCAAGACGATCAATGCCCGTTTTATTTAAAGCAGAAAAGGCTTCAACTTGGACATCACCTTGGAAAGGGAGAATGGCTTCACGTACCATTTTTACTTGTTTACTTCTTGCACTTTGGCTCAGTTTATCTGCTTTGGTGAGTAAAAGAAGAACTGGCAGCTCAGAGGCGACCGTCCATTCTATCATTTGTTGGTCTAAGTCTTTCAACGGATGACGAATATCCATTAAGATCACCACGCCAGCTAAACATTGACGTTTTTGTAGGTACTCACCGAGGGCTTTTTGCCATTGAATTTTCATTTGTTCAGGTACCGCGGCGTAGCCATAACCGGGTAAATCCACTAAACGACATTGGGGTTCAACTTCGAATAAGTTGATTAACTGGGTGCGACCGGGGGTTTTTGAAGTACGTGCTAAACTTTTTTGGTTGGTTAAGGCATTAAGTGCGGTGGATTTTCCCGCATTTGAACGTCCCGCAAAAGCAATTTCAATGCCACTGTCTTCTGGCAAGGCACGAATATCCGGTGCACTGGTGAGAAAATGGGTTTTATGATAATTCAGTTTTATATCAGACATAGAGGCTCCTTTAAGTGTCTTAGAATACCTTATAAGCACACATAAAAAAATGAAAAAATGCCGAATTTATGCGAAAATAAGCGCTCTTTATTTCTAATTAGCTGAATTATATGACAGATAACTTTTATCAATGGCCTGATCCCATGCGTTTATATCCTGATCAGGGCAAAAAATCCTATCGTTTGAAACGTTTTCGTTTCCATTTACGTTCGTTATTGCATCAGGGCAATATTAAGCGTTTTGAACAGTTTATTAATCAGCATCCTACCTTAGCGGGGCTATTAAACAGCCGTCCTAGCTTTAGTTATCCGTTGGCACACCGTTTTTTAGACAAGCGTTTTAGCACCAAACAACGTTTTGCAGCAATTTGTGAGAATTTACGTTTTTTACCTGAAAAATTCACCGCACTTGGTCTGCCTCAGCTATGGGAAAAGGAAATGTGCTTTGGTGAGGTGATTGAGGATTTCGAGCTTTATCTGTGTCTAAATTATCATCAGGCAATGGAAGGGTATTGGGCATTAGAACTGCGTTATAAACCGACGGGGCAATTAATTTATTTATTAACCTTTGGTAAAGTTGAACAATCATTACTTATTGCCGTGATTCAAGGTCCAAACTTTGAGGGTTCAAAAGAGTTAGTGAAAGTGTTAACGAAAAAATGTCATGGTTTACGTCCAGCCTATTTGATGGTGGAGGCGATGAAAGCACTCACGAATGCTTTGGGGTATGACAAATTATTAGGCATTCCGCACAAGTATCAAAATAAATCTCGCTTGGTCCAAAGTAAGCGCTATGTGGTGGATTATGATGCGATTTTTGCGGAATCGGCTGGCGAACTAAAAGATTATTGGGAATTGCCAGTGCAATTTGCGATGAAAGATATGGACAGTATTCCAAGTAACAAACGCTCTATGTATCGTAAGCGCTATGCGATGCTTGAACAGCTACAAGCCAATATGAAGCAAACATTGCAACATTAAAGCCAAGAGAAAAGGTCGCTTAATCAAATAAGCGACCTTTCTGTTAGAAAGTGCGGTGGTTTTTTCGTATTTTTTAACGTGGGAGATTTACCGCACCGCCGTAACCTAGTTGTCGCCATGCTTCATAGACGGCGACCGCAACGGAATTAGAGAGGTTCATGCTACGACTATTTTCCGTCATCGGAATTCGAATTTTTTGTGCCATGGGCAAGCTGTCTAAAATGGACATTGGAATTCCTCGGCTTTCTGGACCAAACATCAAATAATCCCCTAACTCAAATTGCACTTGGCTGTGTGCCGGTGAACCTTTCGTGGTTAAAGCAAATAAACGTTTTGGTTGTTCAGTGGCTAAAAATGTTTCAAAGGTTTTATGCCGTTTGATTTCGGCAAATTCATGATAATCCAAGCCAGAACGACGTAATTTCTTATCATCCCAAGTAAAACCCAGTGGTTCAATCAAGTGTAAGCGAAAACCCGTATTAGCACATAAACGAATAATATTGCCGGTATTTTGTGGGATTTCGGGTTCGTATAAAACAATATCTAGCATAATTTTTGACAAAAAAAGAAAAAGTGGGCTGATTTTAGCATGATTTCTTTTTGTGTATAAAAAGGTTTCTGTGTTCAGAAGCCTTTTAAATAACTTATTGTTTTTTCTCCATACCTAAAACACCCCAGTACTGCTCAGTACTACCTTGGCCGACAAGATATTTGTTTTTTTCACCATTTGTACTATTGATGAAATGTAAGTCCATTTGGAAACGATGAGGTGATGTGGCTCCTTTTGTTAGTCTTGTTCCCGAATTAGGTAAATATTCTACAGTAGGAAAAATTTCTACTTTACGAGGATTATTATCAAATCCAGTAATCTGAAACAATTTTTCATTCCAATGTTTAGCCAATATTTCACCATCCACTCTACCATTGTTATATGTTAAGAATGCTCTTGCAACAGTAGGTACATTTGGAGTATCTATACTAGAGAACCAAAATTGACCTTCATAAGTCGCATTAAATTTTTGAAGGTTATCAAAATTTTCAGCTTCTTTTTTGAAAGCATAAGTATATTTATTTTCTATTCTGTTCATATCTTGAGTATCACGATAAAAACCATAATAGACATTGTCATCTAGTAAATTAAAAATATAGCTTGGTGCATTTTTATTGTCTTGATTTATGCCTAGATTAAGTTTGATATAACTAATTTCTTTTTTAAGAATCAATTTTTGATCGCTATAATCTGCATCTGGATTTGCGATTAATTCGTATGTAAATACAGCATCTTTATTATAAGAATCTTTTACTGGATTAGTTGATGTTTCTAAAAGTGTTTTGTTTACTTCGGGAATCAGAACTGGCACTTTAACAGGTTCGGCTGGTAAAGTAGCCGTTATTTGCGCTGTCGGCACGGGATTTTGTTTAGGCGCAGTATCAATAGTCGGAGCGAGTGAGGGCGCTTTAATTGGTGTAGTTGGTGAAGTTACCACTGTTTGTATTGTTAGCGCTGGTTTTTCTGCTACTTTTTGTGCTTGTGGTATAGTTACGGTACGTTTTTCCATAGGAGAGTGAGATGGATTGTTATTACCCCCACCACCACTACAAGCGGTAATCAGAAGAGAACAAAAAACAGGGAGAGATTTTTTGATGTCAAAATACTGCATGACAATTCCTTTTAAATAAAATGGTTAAAATGTTTTACTGAAGGTTAAATAAATCCGATTCCGGTCATATTCGGAAAAAGGATTGTTACTGGTGGTTTTTTGATATGCCCAAGTGATTTTAGGCGTGATCCCCAACCAGTGAAGACTACGATGCCAAATCGTAAAATTGACACCGTATTCGCGATTTTTTTGCACAACTTTAAAGAAACTCGGCGCGAAAATCATATTCTTTTCTGCTGAAGGTGCTCGATAAGTACGCGTGGCATAGCTTGTTTGTAAACGCGTTGAAATGCCTTTCGGCCATTCTTGCCCCCAACCTAGACGTATTCCTTGACGTTCAAAAGCATAGGCTTTTAGCCGGGTATTTTTTTGATAATAATCGAATCCAACAAACCAAAATTGTTGGCTATTTGGCATATATATCAGAGTATTGCTAATGGAATAGCTATTTCCATTTGAGCTTTGCCGTTGAGGTTGGATATAACGTTGTTCGGTATATTCCAGAACCGTGGAGATTTTCCAATTGGGTGTCAACCAATAATCCACGTCAAGGTTGATACCTGAGCTTTTAGAATAACGGTGTAATGTACGTGCATCCTTTGTTGCATTTTCACCGCCCACATACCAAAATTGTTCCACGAAAGGTATAAGTTTCACTTCTGTTTTGGCATTACGGTAACCACCACCTAGATTGAGGCGAGTCGAAAACTCATCATACTTATGATTATCCCAATAATATTTTCCATTGATATCGGCACTAAATTCTGTGAAAAAGCCGTGGGCTAATGACCAATTTTTACTTAAATTAATAAAATAACTTAAACCATGTGCTTTTTCTGGTTGGCTTGAAGGGGTGAAGCCTTCCGCTTTGGTGCCTTTAGGCGGTGCATTATTGACATTGTTCTCATGCAAATAATTTACTCCGCCATACACATTCCAGCTATCGCGTTGGTTAATCGCATCAATATAGCTATCAATGAGGGTCAGTAAAGGCGCGGGTAAGTTTTCTGAACGCAGTTGGTTAAATTGTGCTTTCGCGGCTTCAT
It contains:
- a CDS encoding surface lipoprotein assembly modifier; protein product: MINLKPLTFLPFFGRLVFLSGVIYNTAWANTVIPVDNSRPDETFSQTSPKQHLFSQKPKPTEPTSSASSQQISLTIEQLASRPDLVLRALIPALKNNDMRGAEILLPIYAQQSPDPLLLKWAQAMVARKQGKLSESVRLYRQIIAEKPNLQPARLQLAIALTQNRENEAAKAQFNQLRSENLPAPLLTLIDSYIDAINQRDSWNVYGGVNYLHENNVNNAPPKGTKAEGFTPSSQPEKAHGLSYFINLSKNWSLAHGFFTEFSADINGKYYWDNHKYDEFSTRLNLGGGYRNAKTEVKLIPFVEQFWYVGGENATKDARTLHRYSKSSGINLDVDYWLTPNWKISTVLEYTEQRYIQPQRQSSNGNSYSISNTLIYMPNSQQFWFVGFDYYQKNTRLKAYAFERQGIRLGWGQEWPKGISTRLQTSYATRTYRAPSAEKNMIFAPSFFKVVQKNREYGVNFTIWHRSLHWLGITPKITWAYQKTTSNNPFSEYDRNRIYLTFSKTF